The DNA sequence AAGGCAGTTCAGCCCGCTATCGCCACGGCTCAAGGATCCGATGCACTCGAAGACAATAATGGTGATAAGCAATGGAGTGACAGCATGCTCAAGGCTCTTGTGGCCTGTTCTCAACGAGCGGAATTGGTCGTAGGGGAACCCAACTCGAGCGATTTCTCGACGGCGTTGTTGGACGAATGGAAGAAGATCTACCCGGAATCGACTTTCACGGCTCGGAACTTGAAATCCCGCTTGATGATTTACAATCAAACTCGTGCGGAACTCCCTCCTCCGGCTAAGAGAACACGTTCCGATGATGGTGAGGAAGCCGAGGAAACTGAGGAAGCTGGCGATCAAGGATCCACTCAGAGTGAGGAAATCCAATCGAGTGTGAGCTTAGACTCGGAACTCCAATCCACCACCCTGGCCGATGTCGAAGATGAGTTTGCTCCGTCCAAGTCACCCGCAGCCAATTCTGACCCAGAGGCATCGAAGGTCTGCCAGAAGCATGTGCTACATATGTTTAAGGACCCCGACGATTCCATTGCGTGCATACTAACTGAGCAGATGCTTCAGATACGAAATGATCTTAGATCCTCTTTCCCCGGTTGTGATCTCTTTTATCCCAAAAAGCCCAAAGGTGAGAGTCTGTAGTTGGTTCGACCCAATTTGTTagaacttttttgtcaattcgACGTATTGCTCTTCTCGTTGTAGGGTTTTCAGGTCTGATGCTCAAGACGTGGAGAAGTCATTATCCGAATTCGGATGAAAATATCAAGTCTGTGACGGTCAAGTTCCTGAAATACGACACTGCTGCTTTTGCCACACGCAAGTTCGCGGAACCTTTTAAAGATTCCGTCTGGACCGATGAAATGCTTCAAGACATCAAAAAGTCAAGGGACTATGCGGAACAAAAGGTAAGTTATCTTTATAGAACATGTTCATTGTTCACTTTGAGGCGAATTTGCATGCAATCATTACGTTATGGGTTCGATTAATTTTCAGTGTGGGGCAGGGGCGACTTCGCATATGATCACGCGGCATTGGAAGAAAGCGTGGAAAGCCATATATCCGAAGTTGGACTTGGACTGGAAATCAATTGTGCACCAATATCAAACCCATTATGGAGGAGGCTACTCCATGCAGACTGAGAACAGCAATAGTAGTCGAGTCGGTGGAGTCAATGGGGACAAGACTTCATTTTTAGAGGATCCGGACGAAAAAGTAAAGGGCTTCAGACACTGGACATCGAAAACCAAGCAAGATCTTCTTGAGACCAAAAGACGGGTGATGGAAGAATATCCGGATTTGGAACCGGGCTGTTCCGAGTTCAATCGCCTCCTTTTGCAACAATTCACCAAAGTTCACCCCAAGTGTATGGAAAGTACGAGAAGTATCTTTTCCAAAGTCCAATCCAtagagaaagaagaagccaATAACGTGCAATTCCCCATCGCAGACTCAAACTCCCATCAAGTGCAATTTTACTCTCGAAATGGTAGCACTTCGCTCTCACCCACAAACGGAGCCGAAGCGTACCCAAGCGCATTGTTCTCCGACCGATTGAGCGAGTCGACCTTTGAAAACGATGCTGACTTGAAGATCTCACCGAACGGGAAGGGTTGGAAGGGTTCCGGGGAAAGGACGGGCTCCAATGATAAGGAAAACGAAATGGACAGTCAGTCGAACGCGCGCTTAGTCGCAAATGAAGGGATGGATCTTGATTATGAAGATCAGGGAAGACCCGAGGATCAGGCAGTGGCTGGGAAACTTGACTCTGCGCCcggaattgaaggttttgAAGGTTGGACTCTTCGAATGATCCGAGATTTTATTGCTTGCATGGATACAGCTCGGCGAAAATATGCCATTCTGAAGGAGAACGATCAGGACGGCTCCATCAAGTTGGTGCCCTTGCTTTTAGAAGAGTGGAAACGCATACATAAAGATTCTGTCGAATCGGTGGCCTCGTTCCTGGTGAAGATCAAGCACTTGAAACTGCAGAAAGATGTGATAAAAAAGCACTTGGGACAATCTGGTTTATTGCCCAAAGTCGACGGCCTGACGTCCCCTCCCGCCCCTGCCAGTAAAGCAACGACGACCAAGCCTGTCCCGACTCAAGGTGTCCGATCTCAAAGTGATGAAGCTTTCAAATGGCACAAGAGTATGATTCGTGACGTGATTCTATCCCGAAAACGTGCCTTGCAGTTGAAGAACGAAGGTGTTGCCTCAGGTCGGAAAGTATCCTTTCATCTCTTGTGGTCCAGTGAATTCAAACGGATTTATCCGAATTCCACCTTCACTTCGAATAATCTGAGTGTTCATTTCTGGTCATGGAGGAAGCAGCAGCAACGCCTTGGCAAGGGAGATCCTTTGTATGATGAGAGTCTTTCGTTGAGTGATCTCTCCAGACCGATGTCGTTGAGTGCGGCCAGTAAAATTCCTCTACCCTCATATTGGTCAGCCTTCGATTTGTCAGAGCTCTTAGAAATCGGTCGTGATGTTCAAGAACGAATGCGGTCTTCTTCCACATCGAAAGTGGTCAAGTCCAGGGGATTTCCCGCCCTACTTCACTCAGAGTGGAGTCGTAGTCGGTCCAATAGTCACTCGGAATCTCCCAAGTCGTTGcatcaaatctttcaaaaccTGGTGAGGCGGGGGGGTAAAATTCCCAAGGATGAAATAGCTAAAGCAGTGGCCAAAACCAAATGGAAGATCAAATACCAGAAGATGCTTCGGCAATGCATTCAAGTGATGAATCCGGAGAGCACGGACTTTGTGTCATCCGTGATTGGACATTGGAGAGCGGCTTTTCCCTCGGCTCAAGTGACAGATGAAGATCTTTTCCAAAGAGTCAAAGATATCTGCCCTCAGATTAGTTCAGAAATTCCGTCCAGACAAATTAGCCGCTCTTCGAGTGCGGATCAGAACCTCCACGGAACCGGAGATCAAGTGCGAGCTCCCAATGCTCGTGGTCAGATGTGttggaacaaacaaaccaTTCGCGATTTGTTCTTGGCCCACCAGGTGGGATTGGAGCGGAGAAGACATCTTTTGCAGACCATGGCCAAGAAAGATGTTCCTCATTTGTCGTCGTTGGTGTTGGATGAATTCCTCAAGTTGCACCCCTATTGCAAACTCAGTCCTGCAATCCTGATGGCCAAGTGCTACTGTTGGAAGAATGCAGTGAATAAGGGCACTCTGGATGTTCTTCTCGATGACTCGATGTGTGCTCTGAAATATTTGGAATCTCGTCCCGCTGAGTTAGATGCCTGTCCGGCAGAGATTGCGAATCTGGAGCGATTAGAAGCCAGATCCTCGGACATATCTTATCGAACGTGGACCAAGCAAATGATCGAGTCTATGCTTCAGGCCCGAAAGAAAGCGCTCTTACTCAAGAAAGACTCGGCTCCAGTGAAGAAAAGTGCGTCGCTGTTGGACATTTGGTATGACGAGTTCAAGAAACTTCATCCGGAATCGAATTGTACGAAGCGAAACTTGTGGCGAAAGTACAAGTGGTAtctgaaaaaagtgaacaattCGGGAAGCGACTTGGGGTCTTCCATAGAGTTGGCCAATCAGCATTCCATGGAATCCCACCAGACCTACCAGAACATACATATCCGCAAAGATGTGACCATTCACATCAAAACTCTCATGGAAGAGGCCCGAATTTTCCTTCCACCCAAGCTCCCCAAAGAGGCTGAATTAAAACGGGCTGGATTTTACAAGTACACCACTGCCACTTCAGTACCTGGAACATCCTTTCCCCCTGGAGCTTCTGTTGCCATTCCGGTCTCTAGCCTGGCTGGTAAAAGTGCCCCTTCATCCCCTCTGATTCTCCCACCCGGAGCCATTTTCTTGCCCACTTCCGTTGGTCAACTACAAGGTCATTCTCAAGTGTTCATCAATGGGAAGGGCAGGACTGGAGGCAATTTGTTGAAAATCCAAGCGGCTGAAATGCAACCTGCATCCGAAGGATCTAGTCCTCCCGTTCAAGAGAAGGAGGCTCTTGGAGCTCCACAGGGAGAGTGCGCTGAGAAGAGTGAAGTTCAAGAGGGCAAGAAAGATACAATTAAACTACCCGGAGGCGCCACTCTAGTGGCGGTGACTGACCGGAATGTGGAAGCCCTACTCAAGCCCAAACCGATCGAGAAGCCCAATGTGACTATCACCATTGGTGAGAAGAAGCTACAGGGCAGCTCCAACGAGAGCTCTCCGGCTCACTCTCCCGGACCCGCAAGTACCACAGTTATTACTACCTCAGGGGGAGGGATCAAAACGAGTAAAACTGCGATAACACGGCAACCCATCATTCTACCCATCAACGTGCCTAAGTTCACAGTGCCAGGTGCGCCCATCTCCTCAACGGGGTTCGCCCAATTAAGTCCGATCAAAATTCATGCCACAGGTCAGAACAATGCCACTCTCAAGCAGCCTTTGACGTTCGTGAGTCTGTCCCAGGCCAATGGAGTCCTGCCCAATTTAAATCAAAAAGCCATCATCACACCAATCCGGGTGAAGACCCGTCTCGAGGAAATTGGCTTATCCGAAGCCCAATTCCACGgattgttgtccatttatgATAAAGCCCGCCAGGAATACATCGAAACCTTGAAGCGTGGCTACTTGGCGTTTTTCCCCTACATTTTGGGTAATCTGTGGCGGAGAAAGTATCCCCAACAACCCGTTCCCGGTCGAAAATTGACCACTGTGGTGGACATGTACATCGATGAGCGGTCTAAGAACGACGCGGTGACTCCCGAATATCTAACGAAAAATCCATGTCAGTTTCGCATGAGCGAGCAAGTTCTCCGGCAAGTGTTGGCTCTCTAcgatgaatgtcaaaaagatctggaagaagatgaagaattggagagaaagaagaatgaagcTGAACCCGGCGCTTCTGGAATGGACGAGGCTATGATCTATGCCGAGCTGTGTCAGCGGTGGCCTCTTCGATATCCCGAGATGAAACTGACCAACAAGCAATTGGTGAGCATCCATCAGCTTCTGACTCACAATCCTCAAAGAGCAGAGGCCACTCCCGAAACAGCGTTTACCCTCGCTGACATTTGGCGAATGATTGAGAAGTACGATTCCGGCGATTCACTCATCTATGAAGAAGAATCAGCACGTATCGATGAGGAAGCAATGCCTGAAGTTGAATCAGGGACCATCTATGACCCAGAAACGCTCAGCAtggatcaaatccaagaaTGGCTGATCGAAACCCAAGGAGTCCAGTCAAAACTAGAAGTCAAGAGAGTCGAATCGCGCCGGCCTCGGTTCGTTACCAAAAATGTTCGATTGTACTGGACCAAAGCGCGGATTCTTGATCTAGGAATGTGCCGATTACGTGCCATCCATCAATTCCGTCGTTTCAATCGACAGCAACGGCATCGAACAAGCATCCTGAAATTAATGATCTCGGAATGGAAGCGCATGTATCCGAAGTGTACCTTAAAGGCATCTCAAATTGCAGCCAAATGCGCCGCGGAATTGAGGGCATTCAAGAGAGCAGAGAAGCAGGATTTGGACCAAGTTGTTCAGCAATGGACTCAGCAATGTGCCGAGTTCTCAAAGAACGaggatcaaaatgaagtgattGAGGCCGGAATGAATGACGGATTACTCGATGATGGCTTGGAAGAGGATGGCTTTTTCTGTGATATCAACGGGAAGCCCAGCAATATAAATAGGGTCGCAAGCCTAAGGTTGGTTGGAAATAGTTCACGAAACTTTCACTACGACGAAGATGTTTTGGATTACATCCGGGAGGTTCAAAGCCTCAGCAAGGGGAATCAAGCGATCACTTGGACTCCCGAAGTGATTTGTGATCTCATGAAGGCGCGAGCTCGAGCGAGGAAACGCATGCGAAAGTTGGACAAGGAAGTTGGAGAAAATAATACGGATATGAAAAGGCCCAAGGTGGATGACATGTTCTTAGAGGAATGGCAGAAACTTCGACCTGAATTGGACCACTTTTCCATCTGGACTTTGTGGGCGTATTCTCGAAAGTACGATAACTTGAAGAAGCAACTGATTTCGGATCACCAACAAGGATACTTCAAAGGTTCGGCCGACTCAGCCAATGGACCTAAGTACAAAGCTGTGTACTTCAACGACTCGCTCATTCCCAAATTCGACTTGGATATCGTTGAATGTCTCGACACCTTGAGTGATCGGGTCAAAGATCTTTTACGAACCCGGCAGTTTGCCAAAATTCAAGACGAACTCGAGGGTTCCAAGTATTCATTGTCGTATTTATGGGAGGAACAATGGAGAGTTCTCTATCCCAAGTCTCGAGAAACGGGGTATGAGCTGCAGCGCCAATTGTATTTTTGGGAATCATTCGAAGAAAACCTCGAATTACTCAAGCCTGCGTTAATCAAAATGGAACGTGACAATAGTGATGATTTCGAAAGCCGTTTCAATGCAACCGCCGTCAAAAATGACCTACCGCCCATTCCTCCGCGAACTTCAGTGTACCCTGAACTCTCTAAAGACGCCTTCAATGTGGTGTGCCGATCTCGAATCCCACCCAAGTCCAATTCTCGTCTACCTCCAGAAGAATGCTTGTTGTATTGTCATCGCGATTTATTCACTGAGAAACGCGATCATTTGGATCTGCCTGCCATTGAAGTGACAGCAATGGAAACCGATGATCCCAATACCGAAGAGTTTGTGGTGATCAATACTCCAAAactgaagaaagaaaaaactccAGTTCACGTTCTCAGAGACATCAAAGGTAAGTCAGACGTTTGTTAGTCTTatggtatttaaattacaacaCTATCAACTAACTCTTTCAATCCTAAATTAGATCCTCTAAAATGTCCCACGTGCGATACCAAGTACAACAATGTCAACAATGCCTTATACCACATACCGCTTCACCAAGATATTCGTCGATACCAAGAAAAGACGCCAACTACGACACCGACACTCCACCACCATTAAATGgcttttcaaaactgaaattgatCCAACCTCAAGGTTTCTAATCTCCAAAGCTCTCCCATCATGTTCCTTCCCGCTGTCGAAAAATCCTGTCGGTTAATTATGAAGTTAATTGCGGCTCCCCTGTGCTGAACCAAAAACAATTGTATTATGTAAGTTAAATCTggaaggaaattgaaaatcaataaaCCGATAATATTCTTGAAGTAACTCTTTCCACGCAGTTTTAATGAATGTATTGTCAGTTGGGCTCAGACTCGTGATGCGAATCA is a window from the Tigriopus californicus strain San Diego chromosome 2, Tcal_SD_v2.1, whole genome shotgun sequence genome containing:
- the LOC131893080 gene encoding uncharacterized protein LOC131893080 translates to MERPQPDPSVPGMGGDSFEWTPEAYEELRLCRNRAYAKSNNKRRQHLPASLSAFLQKEWTASHPGGVKLTGRFLLNAYVQHFEAPMREKKRHLFGGRKRVPPGVNHPKGNKAVQPAIATAQGSDALEDNNGDKQWSDSMLKALVACSQRAELVVGEPNSSDFSTALLDEWKKIYPESTFTARNLKSRLMIYNQTRAELPPPAKRTRSDDGEEAEETEEAGDQGSTQSEEIQSSVSLDSELQSTTLADVEDEFAPSKSPAANSDPEASKVCQKHVLHMFKDPDDSIACILTEQMLQIRNDLRSSFPGCDLFYPKKPKGFSGLMLKTWRSHYPNSDENIKSVTVKFLKYDTAAFATRKFAEPFKDSVWTDEMLQDIKKSRDYAEQKCGAGATSHMITRHWKKAWKAIYPKLDLDWKSIVHQYQTHYGGGYSMQTENSNSSRVGGVNGDKTSFLEDPDEKVKGFRHWTSKTKQDLLETKRRVMEEYPDLEPGCSEFNRLLLQQFTKVHPKCMESTRSIFSKVQSIEKEEANNVQFPIADSNSHQVQFYSRNGSTSLSPTNGAEAYPSALFSDRLSESTFENDADLKISPNGKGWKGSGERTGSNDKENEMDSQSNARLVANEGMDLDYEDQGRPEDQAVAGKLDSAPGIEGFEGWTLRMIRDFIACMDTARRKYAILKENDQDGSIKLVPLLLEEWKRIHKDSVESVASFLVKIKHLKLQKDVIKKHLGQSGLLPKVDGLTSPPAPASKATTTKPVPTQGVRSQSDEAFKWHKSMIRDVILSRKRALQLKNEGVASGRKVSFHLLWSSEFKRIYPNSTFTSNNLSVHFWSWRKQQQRLGKGDPLYDESLSLSDLSRPMSLSAASKIPLPSYWSAFDLSELLEIGRDVQERMRSSSTSKVVKSRGFPALLHSEWSRSRSNSHSESPKSLHQIFQNLVRRGGKIPKDEIAKAVAKTKWKIKYQKMLRQCIQVMNPESTDFVSSVIGHWRAAFPSAQVTDEDLFQRVKDICPQISSEIPSRQISRSSSADQNLHGTGDQVRAPNARGQMCWNKQTIRDLFLAHQVGLERRRHLLQTMAKKDVPHLSSLVLDEFLKLHPYCKLSPAILMAKCYCWKNAVNKGTLDVLLDDSMCALKYLESRPAELDACPAEIANLERLEARSSDISYRTWTKQMIESMLQARKKALLLKKDSAPVKKSASLLDIWYDEFKKLHPESNCTKRNLWRKYKWYLKKVNNSGSDLGSSIELANQHSMESHQTYQNIHIRKDVTIHIKTLMEEARIFLPPKLPKEAELKRAGFYKYTTATSVPGTSFPPGASVAIPVSSLAGKSAPSSPLILPPGAIFLPTSVGQLQGHSQVFINGKGRTGGNLLKIQAAEMQPASEGSSPPVQEKEALGAPQGECAEKSEVQEGKKDTIKLPGGATLVAVTDRNVEALLKPKPIEKPNVTITIGEKKLQGSSNESSPAHSPGPASTTVITTSGGGIKTSKTAITRQPIILPINVPKFTVPGAPISSTGFAQLSPIKIHATGQNNATLKQPLTFVSLSQANGVLPNLNQKAIITPIRVKTRLEEIGLSEAQFHGLLSIYDKARQEYIETLKRGYLAFFPYILGNLWRRKYPQQPVPGRKLTTVVDMYIDERSKNDAVTPEYLTKNPCQFRMSEQVLRQVLALYDECQKDLEEDEELERKKNEAEPGASGMDEAMIYAELCQRWPLRYPEMKLTNKQLVSIHQLLTHNPQRAEATPETAFTLADIWRMIEKYDSGDSLIYEEESARIDEEAMPEVESGTIYDPETLSMDQIQEWLIETQGVQSKLEVKRVESRRPRFVTKNVRLYWTKARILDLGMCRLRAIHQFRRFNRQQRHRTSILKLMISEWKRMYPKCTLKASQIAAKCAAELRAFKRAEKQDLDQVVQQWTQQCAEFSKNEDQNEVIEAGMNDGLLDDGLEEDGFFCDINGKPSNINRVASLRLVGNSSRNFHYDEDVLDYIREVQSLSKGNQAITWTPEVICDLMKARARARKRMRKLDKEVGENNTDMKRPKVDDMFLEEWQKLRPELDHFSIWTLWAYSRKYDNLKKQLISDHQQGYFKGSADSANGPKYKAVYFNDSLIPKFDLDIVECLDTLSDRVKDLLRTRQFAKIQDELEGSKYSLSYLWEEQWRVLYPKSRETGYELQRQLYFWESFEENLELLKPALIKMERDNSDDFESRFNATAVKNDLPPIPPRTSVYPELSKDAFNVVCRSRIPPKSNSRLPPEECLLYCHRDLFTEKRDHLDLPAIEVTAMETDDPNTEEFVVINTPKLKKEKTPVHVLRDIKDPLKCPTCDTKYNNVNNALYHIPLHQDIRRYQEKTPTTTPTLHHH